One part of the Chloroflexota bacterium genome encodes these proteins:
- a CDS encoding glycosyltransferase has translation MQASLDFLVFAPNPWQDLWRNRQQIFSRLAERHRVLYVEPARASLRDWRQGLIGAGDVRRPIVIQEGPNLQLWRSPVWLPIRGTGGRFDSASDSVLAWHLRRTMAQLGFAGQGGSEEDSTAPVAGGKSQMPEQILPLLWLYRPVKWRWARANFPHSLLVYHVTDDYTAFGHLTPAQREATAAAERELLAAADLTIVTSARLMLLKSAEAKRIELVPNAVDYPAFQRVLTDSRPPAGMQGIPYPRLGYSGHVSSRLDLSLLRQVGLARPEWQLVFAGSQWDSDCTEALAALKALPNVHFLGQLPVEKVPRFIAACDVCLIPYRVNDETRAISSLKLYEYLAAGRPVVSAAVPAAEEHGDVVLIAAANGQSWIDAIDRALATVDDPDLIAARRQIAAANTWDDRVEQIEEIVAEAIESLE, from the coding sequence ATGCAAGCATCCCTGGATTTCCTGGTCTTCGCCCCCAACCCGTGGCAGGACCTGTGGCGTAATCGACAGCAGATCTTCAGCCGTCTGGCAGAACGCCATCGGGTTCTCTACGTGGAGCCCGCCCGCGCGAGCCTGCGCGATTGGCGGCAGGGGCTTATTGGCGCAGGAGATGTGCGCAGGCCAATCGTGATTCAAGAGGGGCCGAACCTGCAACTCTGGCGCAGTCCGGTTTGGCTTCCCATTCGCGGCACCGGGGGGCGTTTCGATAGCGCCAGTGACAGCGTGCTGGCATGGCACCTGCGGCGCACTATGGCACAACTGGGCTTTGCCGGCCAGGGGGGCAGCGAGGAGGATAGCACGGCGCCAGTTGCGGGTGGAAAATCGCAGATGCCAGAGCAGATCCTGCCCCTGCTCTGGCTCTACCGGCCGGTCAAGTGGCGCTGGGCACGGGCCAACTTTCCTCATAGCCTGCTGGTCTATCACGTGACCGATGACTACACCGCCTTTGGGCATCTCACGCCAGCCCAGCGGGAAGCCACCGCAGCGGCCGAAAGAGAGCTGTTGGCAGCAGCCGATCTGACTATCGTGACCTCTGCCCGCCTGATGCTGTTGAAGAGCGCTGAAGCCAAACGAATCGAGTTGGTGCCCAACGCTGTCGATTATCCGGCCTTTCAGCGAGTACTTACTGACTCCCGGCCGCCAGCAGGCATGCAAGGGATACCATATCCCCGTTTAGGTTACAGTGGACATGTGAGCAGCCGGCTCGATCTCTCCCTGCTGCGCCAGGTTGGGCTGGCCCGGCCGGAATGGCAGTTGGTCTTCGCCGGCAGCCAGTGGGATTCCGACTGCACTGAAGCGCTCGCTGCTCTCAAAGCATTGCCAAACGTGCACTTTCTGGGTCAATTGCCGGTGGAAAAAGTACCCCGTTTCATCGCGGCATGTGACGTCTGCCTGATTCCATACCGGGTCAACGACGAAACGCGGGCCATCAGTTCGCTGAAGCTGTACGAGTACCTGGCCGCAGGCCGCCCAGTCGTCAGCGCTGCCGTTCCCGCGGCGGAGGAACATGGTGATGTTGTACTGATTGCAGCGGCCAACGGCCAGTCCTGGATCGACGCGATTGATCGTGCCCTGGCCACTGTCGACGATCCGGACCTGATCGCGGCCCGCCGGCAAATCGCTGCCGCCAACACCTGGGATGATCGGGTCGAACAGATTGAAGAGATCGTTGCCGAGGCCATAGAATCTCTGGAATAA
- a CDS encoding glycosyltransferase: protein MKITLLSANPPEANPYVGLLADAIVVSGAQVTLATGAADQGVPEDALDADVIHLHWLELWRRPDYRSMAGLTRLGAPGRLLRRWLEPQLNSPDAFARRRQVLLNEFLDWLAGYKAGGGHLVYTLHNIVQHEGEATDVELQGLRRLLDLADAIHVHSHAMVIELQDRLGNAELPSLAVIPHGNYIGVYPNLVSRGEAQRRLDLPGEGFNFLFLGLIRPYKGVEELLPAFAGLQEPDARLLIAGQSRPRGYAAGLADSARADDRVLWHPSFVPPDEIQQWMNASDIVVLPYREVTTSGAAMLAFSFARPILAPALPGFVELVGDNPFLGMLYDPEEPSALAQALVRAHATDWSQNEPAILEWASQFAWPSIGQQFMALYRQIL from the coding sequence ATGAAGATCACCCTTCTTTCCGCCAATCCACCCGAGGCCAATCCCTACGTCGGGCTCCTGGCTGATGCAATCGTTGTATCAGGGGCACAAGTGACCCTGGCCACTGGTGCGGCTGACCAGGGGGTTCCAGAGGACGCCCTTGACGCCGACGTGATTCACCTGCACTGGCTTGAACTCTGGCGCCGGCCCGACTACCGCAGCATGGCCGGCTTGACTCGCCTCGGTGCGCCGGGTCGACTCTTGCGCCGCTGGCTTGAGCCACAGCTGAATAGCCCGGACGCATTTGCCCGTCGTCGCCAGGTTCTGCTGAATGAATTCCTGGACTGGCTGGCCGGGTACAAGGCGGGCGGCGGGCACCTGGTCTACACGCTGCACAACATAGTCCAGCATGAGGGAGAGGCAACCGACGTCGAATTGCAGGGGCTGCGACGGCTCCTTGATCTGGCCGATGCCATCCACGTTCATAGCCACGCTATGGTCATCGAACTGCAGGATAGATTGGGCAATGCTGAACTGCCCAGTCTGGCTGTCATCCCCCATGGTAACTACATCGGTGTTTACCCCAATCTCGTCAGCCGAGGGGAGGCCCAGCGCAGGCTCGATCTTCCCGGGGAAGGCTTCAACTTCCTGTTCCTGGGGTTGATCCGGCCCTACAAGGGGGTGGAGGAACTGTTGCCTGCCTTCGCCGGACTTCAGGAACCCGATGCCCGATTGCTCATTGCCGGACAGTCCCGTCCCCGGGGATACGCAGCAGGTCTTGCAGATTCTGCACGGGCGGACGATCGCGTTCTCTGGCACCCCTCGTTCGTGCCCCCTGATGAGATCCAGCAGTGGATGAACGCATCCGATATCGTGGTGTTGCCATACCGCGAGGTCACCACCAGCGGTGCTGCTATGCTGGCGTTTAGCTTTGCAAGACCCATTCTTGCCCCGGCGCTGCCCGGGTTCGTGGAATTGGTGGGAGACAATCCTTTTCTCGGGATGTTATACGACCCTGAAGAGCCCAGCGCCCTGGCACAGGCCCTCGTGAGGGCTCATGCCACTGACTGGAGCCAGAATGAGCCGGCAATCCTTGAATGGGCCAGCCAGTTTGCCTGGCCCTCCATCGGCCAGCAATTCATGGCTCTCTACCGGCAGATTCTGTAG
- a CDS encoding protein-L-isoaspartate(D-aspartate) O-methyltransferase — protein MKRFPYRAFPQWSWLLLLVVLVAGCSSPLSFLRREPKPTATPSPVPTQTPPESQLNPALAEEIAALLVPNRLAMVEDTIRSRGVSDPDVLRAMETIPRDRFVLPEHIKLAYDDHPLPIGYGQTISQPYIVALMTEMLQLDPQEKVLEIGTGSGYQAAVLAELVDEVYTIEIVPELYERSTNLLDELGYDQVHTRQGDGYYGWPEEAPFDAIIVTAAPDHVPQPLVQQLKDGGRLIVPVGPQGGFQSLWQIVRNGDELDAENMAPVRFVPLVGAGQGGGQAPGDRLLDPPSP, from the coding sequence ATGAAACGTTTCCCTTATCGGGCTTTTCCACAATGGAGCTGGCTCTTGCTGCTAGTCGTTCTGGTGGCTGGATGTTCCTCTCCCCTGTCGTTTCTGCGTCGCGAGCCTAAACCAACAGCGACTCCGTCTCCGGTTCCTACCCAGACTCCGCCAGAATCGCAGCTCAATCCAGCCCTCGCCGAAGAGATCGCTGCGCTTCTTGTCCCTAACCGTCTGGCAATGGTCGAGGACACCATCCGTAGCCGTGGCGTCAGTGATCCCGACGTGCTGCGGGCCATGGAGACGATACCCCGGGACCGCTTTGTTTTGCCCGAGCATATCAAGCTTGCCTACGACGATCACCCGCTTCCCATCGGGTATGGGCAAACCATCAGCCAACCCTATATCGTTGCGTTGATGACCGAAATGCTGCAACTGGATCCGCAGGAAAAAGTGCTCGAAATCGGGACCGGCTCCGGATACCAGGCGGCGGTCCTGGCCGAGTTGGTGGATGAGGTGTATACCATCGAAATCGTCCCGGAGTTGTACGAGAGATCGACAAACCTTCTTGATGAACTGGGCTATGACCAGGTGCATACACGCCAGGGCGACGGCTACTATGGCTGGCCGGAAGAGGCACCCTTTGACGCGATTATCGTGACTGCGGCGCCCGATCATGTCCCCCAGCCTCTGGTGCAACAACTCAAGGATGGTGGCAGGTTGATCGTTCCCGTCGGCCCTCAGGGAGGCTTTCAGAGCCTGTGGCAGATCGTTCGCAACGGCGACGAGCTGGACGCCGAAAACATGGCCCCTGTGCGCTTCGTGCCGCTGGTGGGCGCAGGTCAGGGCGGCGGGCAGGCGCCCGGAGACCGCTTGCTCGATCCCCCCTCACCCTGA